One window from the genome of Populus alba chromosome 15, ASM523922v2, whole genome shotgun sequence encodes:
- the LOC118057228 gene encoding abscisic acid receptor PYL8, producing the protein MNGNCNGRGGIGCVESEYIRRHHTHDDLADHQCSSALVKHIKAPVQLVWSLVRRFDQPQKYKPFISRCVVLGNLGIGSLREVDVRSGLPATTSTERLELLDDDEHILSIRIVGGDHRLKNYSSIISLHPEIIDGRPGTLVIESFVVDVPDGNTKDETCYFVEALIKCNLKSLADVSEHLAVQDRTEPIDSI; encoded by the exons ATGAATGGAAATTGTAATGGAAGAGGAGGGATAGGATGTGTTGAGAGTGAATATATAAGAAGGCACCATACACATGATGATCTTGCTGACCATCAGTGTAGTTCTGCTCTTGTTAAGCATATCAAAGCTCCAGTTCAACTT GTATGGTCATTGGTGAGAAGATTTGATCAACCACAGAAGTACAAGCCTTTCATCAGCAGGTGTGTTGTGCTGGGAAATCTTGGGATTGGGAGTCTTAGAGAAGTAGATGTTAGGTCAGGGCTTCCTGCCACCACAAGTACTGAAAGATTGGAACTTCTCGATGATGATGAACATATCCTCAGCATCAGGATAGTTGGTGGGGATCACAGACTTAAG AACTATTCTTCAATCATCTCCCTCCATCCAGAGATCATTGATGGACGACCAgggactctggtgattgaatcTTTTGTGGTGGACGTGCCTGATGGGAACACGAAGGATGAAACATGCTACTTTGTCGAAGCTTTAATCAAGTGCAATCTCAAATCACTAGCCGATGTCTCAGAGCACCTTGCAGTGCAGGACCGAACCGAGCCCATTGAcagtatataa
- the LOC118057210 gene encoding uncharacterized protein, with product MRLSSKPLLKRAGEGISKTLSEILVCPISKQPLRYCKETNSLFSDSIAVSFPIKDGIPCLVPRDGKVIETVDDPKS from the coding sequence ATGAGGCTAAGCAGCAAGCCCTTGTTAAAACGAGCAGGAGAAGGAATCAGCAAAACACTATCTGAAATTCTTGTCTGCCCAATCTCCAAACAGCCCTTAAGGTATTGCAAAGAAACAAATTCTCTCTTCAGTGATTCTATTGCTGTCTCTTTTCCTATAAAAGATGGAATTCCTTGTTTGGTTCCAAGAGACGGCAAGGTAATAGAAACTGTTGACGACCCAAAATCTTGA